One window of the Crassaminicella thermophila genome contains the following:
- a CDS encoding fumarate hydratase translates to MRRLDVKRVEDAVREMSIKANLFLGEDVKKAFEIAKERESSPVGKEIIKNLIKNAEIARNEEMPICQDTGMAVIFVEIGQEVQFFGGNITKAINEGVRRGYKDGYLRKSVVKDPLIRENTKDNTPAIIYYDIVEGDKVKITLAPKGFGSENMSKTKMLKPSDGVEGVIDFVLQTVEEAGPNPCPPIVVGVGIGGTIDKAAVLAKKALTRSIGTYNQKEHLRELEETLLKKINNLGIGPQGLGGNTTALAVHVEDFATHIAGLPVAVNINCHAARHEEVIL, encoded by the coding sequence ATGCGAAGGTTGGATGTAAAGAGGGTTGAAGATGCAGTAAGAGAAATGAGCATAAAAGCTAATTTGTTTTTAGGAGAAGATGTGAAAAAAGCTTTTGAAATAGCAAAAGAAAGAGAAAGCTCTCCTGTTGGAAAAGAAATTATTAAAAACTTAATAAAAAATGCAGAAATTGCGAGAAATGAAGAAATGCCAATTTGCCAGGATACTGGGATGGCAGTAATTTTTGTTGAAATAGGACAAGAAGTACAATTCTTTGGAGGAAATATTACAAAAGCTATTAATGAAGGGGTTAGAAGAGGGTACAAAGATGGTTATTTAAGAAAATCAGTAGTAAAAGATCCTTTAATTAGAGAAAACACAAAAGATAATACTCCTGCTATTATTTATTATGATATTGTAGAAGGAGATAAGGTAAAAATAACCCTTGCACCTAAAGGATTTGGAAGTGAAAATATGAGTAAAACAAAGATGCTTAAGCCTTCTGATGGGGTAGAAGGTGTGATAGATTTTGTTCTTCAAACTGTTGAAGAAGCGGGACCGAATCCATGTCCCCCTATTGTTGTAGGTGTTGGTATAGGAGGAACAATTGATAAAGCAGCTGTCCTTGCTAAAAAGGCATTAACTAGATCAATAGGAACATATAATCAGAAAGAACACTTAAGAGAATTAGAGGAAACCCTTCTTAAAAAAATTAACAATTTAGGTATAGGGCCTCAAGGTTTAGGTGGAAATACAACAGCTTTAGCTGTGCATGTGGAAGATTTTGCTACCCATATAGCAGGATTGCCTGTAGCAGTAAATATAAACTGTCATGCTGCAAGACATGAAGAAGTTATTCTATAA
- a CDS encoding Fe-S-containing hydro-lyase: protein MIIKKISTPLTKEKVKELKAGDTVYISGTIYTGRDAAHQRLIKTLQNGEKLPFPVKDAVIYYVGPSPAKPGKPIGSAGPTTSYRMDDLTVPLLEQGLTGMIGKGLRSQKVIDGMKKNEAVYFAAIGGAAALIANAIKKAEVIAYEDLGTEAIRKLEVEDFPAIVVIDSQGNNLYETERKKYEVTEEEK from the coding sequence ATGATTATAAAGAAAATATCTACTCCTTTAACAAAGGAAAAGGTAAAAGAGCTAAAAGCAGGAGATACTGTTTATATATCAGGAACCATATATACAGGAAGAGATGCTGCTCATCAAAGATTAATAAAAACCCTTCAAAACGGAGAAAAACTTCCTTTCCCTGTAAAGGATGCAGTTATATACTATGTTGGACCGTCTCCAGCAAAACCTGGAAAACCTATAGGTTCTGCTGGGCCTACTACAAGCTATCGAATGGATGATTTAACAGTTCCTTTATTAGAACAGGGCTTAACAGGAATGATTGGAAAAGGATTAAGAAGCCAAAAGGTAATAGATGGAATGAAAAAAAATGAAGCTGTATATTTTGCTGCAATTGGAGGGGCTGCAGCATTGATTGCTAATGCCATCAAAAAAGCAGAAGTTATTGCTTATGAAGATTTAGGAACAGAGGCCATTAGAAAATTAGAAGTAGAAGATTTTCCGGCAATTGTTGTAATTGATAGTCAAGGAAACAATCTTTATGAAACAGAGAGAAAAAAATATGAAGTAACAGAGGAGGAAAAGTAA
- a CDS encoding NAD(P)-dependent malic enzyme, giving the protein MPDYNELALTLHKENKGKISVESKVALENKDDLSTAYTPGVAEPCRVINKNREAVYDYTAKGNMVAVVSDGTAVLGLGDIGAYAAIPVMEGKAVLFKSFANVDAFPICLNTKDTEEIIKTIKLMEPMFGGINLEDIAAPRCFEIEERLKKELDIPVFHDDQHGTAIVVLAGLINALKLANKKIEDIEVVINGPGSAGIAIAKILLRVGVKDIVLCNKEGAIYDGAKGLNWAQEEIAKVTNKKKQKGSLGEIMKNKDVFIGVSAPNIVTKEMVASMKEKAIVFAMANPVPEIMPEEAKEAGAFIVGTGRSDYPNQINNVLAFPGVFRGALDVRARQITEDMKISAAYAIANALKEDTLSVDNIIPNPLDKEVAKAVAQAVMKTARENGVARI; this is encoded by the coding sequence ATGCCTGATTATAATGAACTAGCTTTAACCTTACATAAGGAAAATAAGGGAAAAATTTCAGTAGAAAGTAAAGTAGCTTTAGAAAATAAGGATGATTTATCTACTGCGTATACCCCTGGAGTTGCAGAGCCTTGCAGAGTTATTAATAAAAATAGAGAAGCTGTGTATGATTATACTGCAAAAGGAAATATGGTAGCGGTAGTGAGTGATGGAACAGCAGTATTAGGGCTTGGTGATATTGGAGCTTATGCAGCAATTCCTGTAATGGAAGGAAAAGCTGTACTATTTAAGAGTTTTGCAAATGTGGATGCTTTTCCTATATGTTTAAATACAAAAGATACAGAAGAAATTATAAAAACCATAAAATTAATGGAGCCTATGTTTGGGGGAATTAATTTAGAAGATATTGCTGCACCTAGATGTTTTGAGATAGAAGAAAGATTGAAAAAAGAATTAGATATTCCTGTATTTCATGATGATCAACATGGAACAGCCATTGTAGTATTAGCTGGTTTAATTAATGCATTAAAGTTAGCAAACAAAAAAATAGAAGATATTGAAGTGGTAATCAATGGACCAGGGTCAGCAGGTATTGCCATTGCAAAAATTTTATTAAGAGTGGGTGTAAAAGACATTGTTCTTTGTAATAAAGAAGGTGCTATTTATGATGGAGCAAAGGGCTTAAATTGGGCTCAAGAAGAAATTGCAAAAGTAACGAATAAGAAAAAACAAAAGGGAAGTTTAGGGGAAATTATGAAAAATAAAGATGTATTTATAGGGGTATCAGCACCAAACATTGTAACAAAAGAAATGGTAGCATCTATGAAAGAAAAAGCAATTGTATTTGCCATGGCAAATCCTGTTCCTGAAATAATGCCTGAAGAAGCAAAGGAGGCAGGTGCATTTATTGTAGGAACAGGGAGATCAGATTATCCAAATCAAATTAACAATGTATTGGCATTTCCAGGAGTATTTAGAGGTGCACTAGATGTAAGAGCTAGACAGATTACAGAAGATATGAAAATTAGTGCTGCTTATGCTATTGCAAATGCTTTAAAAGAAGATACATTAAGTGTAGATAATATTATTCCAAACCCTTTAGATAAAGAAGTTGCTAAAGCAGTAGCGCAAGCTGTTATGAAAACGGCTAGAGAAAATGGGGTAGCGAGAATTTAA